The Mobula hypostoma chromosome 5, sMobHyp1.1, whole genome shotgun sequence region GCCCAACTACAGCCCCGAGTACGCGAACGGCGGCGGGGGCCTCGATCACACGTCGTACGGGGGTGTTTCGTCGGCagtggcggcggcggcggcgggggGCCGACCGACCAAACGCAGGGGCACGGCCAACCGCAAGGAGAGGCGCAGGACTCAGAGCATCAACAGCGCCTTCGCCGAGCTACGGGAGTGCATCCCCAACGTGCCCGCGGACACCAAGCTATCCAAGATCAAAACCTTGCGTCTAGCCACCAGCTACATCGCCTACCTCATGGACCTTCTGGCGAAGGATGACCAGAATGGAGAGACGGAGGCCTTCAAAGCGGAAATCAAGAAGGTGGATGTTAAGGAGGAAAAGAGGAAGCGAGAGTTGGTAAGAACAATTCAGATCGctgtctttttcttttatatttgcatttttaaaagcGCATTTTTCTAGTTTAGTGGCTGTATTGCTGTTTTTGGGAAACTACTTTTGCTTATGTTTAATTTCCCAACTAGTAGAATCAACCCCCAGTCTTGTTCATGAATCATTATTTAGTCGATTTTGTTCAATTAAAATTCAAATAAAATGTCGAGGGTACAAGATACTTGAGTGGTTCGGTTTGCTCGCACGTCAGCGTCGTGGCGATAGAATCGAGAGTGCAACAGGAATTTGCTTCAAGGCGAAATAACTGCATGCACTACCCCGAGTTCCATTGTGTTGGCCTGCGAAGCCTGAGTAATATTACATCGCTACCACCTCTCCCCATTTACCAATGTGTAAATAAAGCGCAAGATTTGGGGAGTTTGCAGATTTTGAACAACGGCCCTCGACTTCTGCACAGCATCCAACTGAGTTTTAAGAAGTTTGTGTATTGACAGATTATTTGAAATTGGCAGTCTTTTTTACCTTCGAATAGTCACCTAGTCAATGAAGTTTTTATTTAGCAGTCTTTTTGGATTACTAACAAACATAATCATTAGAGAGAAAAGAACATTTTGCCTTCTGATACTAACGAGGTTCCAGGGGAAAAAGCTTATTAACACTGGGGGGAAAATCTGGCGAAACGACCAGGTCATAGGCTAAATGTGGTTGTGTTTATTCAAAAAACACATATTATCTGAAAACCAGAAGTATATGGTGCTCAGTCATGGCAGCAGACTCCATTTTCGAAAAGCATGTTTCCTGGGAATTCAATACAAGCTGAAACTAAAGCGTAATTGCTTAAAACGTCTTAATTTCCACCACCACCAACCCCCATTCATCCACTTCCCTTGTGTGCGTGAATATTTTGTGAGCGGGTAATGCGCGTTTCTTTTTGAAACAAAAATACAACTCGGGCTAGAGCTGCATCATAAATAATCGTCTTGCGTTTTGCTTTGCTGGGATTTGGCAGAATGAAGTTCTGAAGAATACAGTCAGCAGCAACGACAAGAAAACAAAAGGAAGGACTGGTTGGCCACAGCACGTCTGGGCTTTGGAACTCAAACAGTGAGAGCTTGAACCTGACCTGAGAAGGTGGGGGTAGAAGAGACTTCCAGAATTGTTTCCCCGAGTATTTGTCACGCAAACTTTCGCACGTCGACAGAAGCTATATATGTTCAGAATCAACTTTATTTATATGTGCAATTTACCCCAccccagagagagagggggggagagagagagagcggaatGTTGGAAGAAAAGCATTTCACAATTGGAAGAGAAAGGCCGAGTTGGTAAGGGGTTGTATTGTTTTATAGTAGATGTGAATGTTGGTCCTCCCCATCGCCACCCTGTTTCAACGTGTTAAACGTTTatagcacacacactcacacatacacacacacacacacacacacacacacacacacacacacacacacacacacacacacaagatttcTCGGTAAAGAATTATGTATGTGCAGTGTATTTTTCAAGTACCTGGCAGGTCTTTTTGGGGTATAAATATTCAAGGTTTGTTTTTCTAATGTTGTATTGGAACGAAAAGTAGGTGTACCAACGTGCAATTTGGTCATGTTAGTGTGCCGTATATAGTATTATGTTGTTGTGTTGTGGTCTTGCAGTATTTCGTTCGGTTATTTTCCAATAATTGTTTGATATGTGCACTTCCGTCCAAAAAAAAGTGGAGATTAATATTGGAGATGTAAACGTTGTAATTATTGTCAATAAAAAACACTTTTTTAATAAAACCTATACACCTATATATTGCATCATTTCGACCGTCCATTGACGCTACTAGATTAAATTCAGGCTGTGTACGATCTATTGACTAATTACAGAAAGTGAGCAGGGTAATAATAACAGTAATATTGGCCCCGGATGAAAACGTGGCTTGCCCTATTAATGAAGGAAATCAGGTCCAATATTTAAATGCTTATCTTCCACTAACTAGGGTCGAGTGACTCTGGGTTACGAAGTTTAACTATGTTTTGCAGCATTACAGAGGGAGAGGGTTTTTTTTCCTCCCTGTACTTTAAATCGCAGATGGCAAACATCCAACACATTAATTATAACAGATTTGTAAAGATTTCCAAACATTCCCCGGCGCTGAGTAAGCGCTCTTGTCTCGGGAACGTGAACTGGTCCCTCTGGATTTTTAAATCCaagcaaaaaaaattaatattaattTGTTTTGCTTTTAAATAATGAGCTCCCATGGGATTTTTAGTCGCCACAACAActgtttattttaaataaatttatGTTAATGAAGTTTTAGCTGTataatggagagaaaattgaatAATTGGAAATTggtaaaaataaaaacaagtggTCGACAAAAGGGTTGTCTAGTTAAGCACCAACCTTTCTTGGAAGGCCCAACCAGGCCATGACAGCTCGATAATAGTATTTTGACTTTAATGTCTATGTAGGAGTGGGGAGTGGTGGAATACTTCAAAATGCAGAGTCAGGAAGACTTATGTTGTTGCACGAACAATCTAAAGACGGAAGGACCTTATAAATTTTCTAGTCTGCTAACACTGAACTCAAACCATGTTAGTTTTGATTTTAAGTTTTGAGGGTCTCCGTATCGCGATAAGTTAGAAAAGCAGCCGGCGACAGAACAATAGTAAGAAACGTTGAAGAAATACCGTGTTCATAAACCTAACGCAGAAACCCAGTTTCTGCGGGGGGGAAAAAACCCTGTTTAAattgtgtgtttgcgtgtgtacGTGCTCTATGTTAACATTACAGAAAGTAGCAAACCTGAGAAGCGGGTTTCAGGACTAGGTCACTGGCATTTGCAGGTCGTAAGACAAAATGATCATTGTGTAATGGATTATTTCAGAGGGTCCTTTTGTGCTTAGTTAAGTGTCTGTATCCCAAGTACTGCGTGGTGACCCGGGATGTCTCAGTACTTGCGCCGAGGGTGTGTAACTATCCCCTCTATTTTTATGACACGCATTGCCATTTCGGATAGGTACATCTGCAATTGCCCATAAAAGATAAGAGAAGCTTTACACCCTCGTGCAAATAGGTTACAAAGGCAAAGGTTGGGAGGTTAACAAAACTGGTTGTGGATGGGCAAAAGTGATGTGCCCTACAGGGTCATATTTTATGTTTGCAATGTTTACATAAAAGTGCATTTGTTGCTAATACGGTTGATGGTTGCAGTCTATCTCACACTTTCTAGGGACTTTGATGCACTTATCGGTTGGCTAAGTCATCCCCTCTTAGGTTCTGTGCTTATCTAACACACAATGTCTGGGGAACTCGGTTGAAAACATATTTTCACCAGTAAACCATCCTCTAACGTGGTGATCTAAAACTCGTTGGTTAGTTAAATTTGCTCGTCAAATATATTTTCACTAGGAATAAATATCCTATACATGTGGTGATCTAAAACTTGTTGATTAGCTAACCTGATTGTTAAATATAGTTGCACACGGAATAAACATTCTATAACGTGGTGATCTGAAACTTATAGGTTAGTTAATTtgatagttaaatatactttcACCAGGAGTAAACATCATATAAAGTAGTGATCTAAAAACTTGTTAGTTAGTAAATTtgatagttaaatatactcttTCACCAGGAGTAAACATCCTATACTGAGATGATCTGAAACTTGTTGGTTTGTTCCATACGGCCAGAACCGGTTTGCTGTCATTTTAGTAAAAACAGGGACGGTCCTCTTTGTCACTTACTGGTCATAATCTCTTAGAACACATGAAACAACTTGTATATCATGTCAGTATATTTTAAGCAGTTTATCCCTGCGACACAAGACCTTTTCATTTATATTTGGGTGAGCACTTTCTCCCACACCCAAGAACATTTTAAAATACGAGAAATTTAATTATTAACCCCTCCAATAATCACATAACAAAACCCACTCCCTACGCGTTAACTCAACAACAAATACCGGGTATTTTCTTAGGTGTTGAGTGTTGCATCGAATAGTCTCAAAGATATATCAGACTATGTCGTCTCAGTTCTACAAAGTA contains the following coding sequences:
- the hand2 gene encoding heart- and neural crest derivatives-expressed protein 2; translated protein: MSLVGGFPHHPVVHDGYPFAAAAAAAAASRCHEESPYFHGWLISHAEMSPPDYTMAPNYSPEYANGGGGLDHTSYGGVSSAVAAAAAGGRPTKRRGTANRKERRRTQSINSAFAELRECIPNVPADTKLSKIKTLRLATSYIAYLMDLLAKDDQNGETEAFKAEIKKVDVKEEKRKRELNEVLKNTVSSNDKKTKGRTGWPQHVWALELKQ